The Montipora capricornis isolate CH-2021 chromosome 6, ASM3666992v2, whole genome shotgun sequence genome has a window encoding:
- the LOC138053168 gene encoding uncharacterized protein produces MPGVNCAVIGCGSCRRTKGIGIFKLPSAKDDKHKRWRDEWLGELKKTREVDKDFRRQINEDKVYTCEKHFKDEGIEIFHSKKMIKKRLVFGAIPTLKMPKKSHEIEPISSRRPLPDRPLQVTPSSNSCYKSLEELSNRARGLKCLADWVSKFSVAKAVFKKMVEPYMLPHLEVIVDDSLAFSVKVYGCCLVDDHPLYLKYRRSMQNVTLSKLIKELEGLKLCTGIQACEITGKMFHHVVPLNISDSDSEDDEQQQQEQFPNKGFWRYKGCLLLQE; encoded by the exons ATGCCTGGCGTTAACTGCGCCGTGATTGGATGTGGTTCCTGTCGTAGAACTAAAGGAATCGGGATTTTTAAGTTGCCCTCGGCGAAGGATGATAAACACAAGAGATGGCGTGATGAGTGGCTTGGAGAACTCAAGAAAACGAGGGAAGTGGACAAAGATTTTCGACGACAAATCAATGAAGACAAAGTCTATACTTGCGAAAAGCATTTTAAGGATGAAGGAATTGAAATAT tCCATTCCAAAAAAATGATCAAGAAAAGACTGGTTTTTGGAGCTATACCGACGCTTAAAATGCCAAAGAAGAGTCACGAAATCGAACCAATTTCAAGCAGACGTCCACTACCAGATCGCCCACTACAAGTTACTCCTTCATCAAACTCATGTTACAAATCGTTGGAAGAACTAAGCAACAGAGCACGGGGACTGAAATGTCTTGCTGACTGGGTTTCGAAGTTTAGTGTTGCCAAAGCTGTCTTCAAAAAGATGGTAGAGCCGTATATGCTGCCTCATCTTGAAGTTATCGTAGATGACAGTCTGgcgtttagtgttaaagtgtaTGGATGCTGTTTAGTTGATGATCATCCTTTGTACCTGAAATATCGAAGATCAATGCAGAATGTAACATTATCAAAGCTGATAAAAGAGCTTGAAGGTCTCAAGTTATGTACTGGAATACAGGCATGTGAAATCACTGGCAAAATGTTTCACCATGTAGTTCCCTTAAATATTTCTGACTCTGACTCAGAAGACGAcgagcaacaacaacaggaacAGTTTCCCAATAAGGGATTCTGGCGATACAAAGGTTGCCTTCTTCTCCAGGAGTAA